A part of Candidatus Stoquefichus sp. SB1 genomic DNA contains:
- a CDS encoding M15 family metallopeptidase: MRFNKGRRYTYYSSYSSSRRKRIRWDRIAIIGVVVALIIGALVWFNLSRLKLLFKGYSFSQQNEILALDGKQIDEILSHDKMSHIEDWIATSQNVEYYDEYEKYFSIHKDLKVKVVVTTVDDIFNNYVPQLTGLGYTNDQIWQLLKTASASDLKYLLDKQYTYSQIQPYMQVKGYVLTDMEKYMQVYAEKKNYNYAVLITTYPFIISENKATQTYTIQNPDDILTLVKKGFQLADSYVPSDLVKPNIPVAPDCDNSMMRKEAAEALEEMYNEAKGLGYNLVINSAYRSYADQKKTYDDYFKRYDEVTAASLVALPGASEHQTGLSVDLTSTSVIQKKAKGDVAVFGDSEEGKWVEKNAYRFGFILRFPLAQSAITGIGNEPWHFRYVGKEAAQKIHDNHWLLEEYCLYEGVIPNIKENK, encoded by the coding sequence ATGAGATTTAATAAAGGTAGAAGATATACATATTATAGTTCGTATTCATCTTCACGAAGAAAGAGAATACGTTGGGATAGAATTGCGATTATTGGTGTAGTGGTCGCTTTGATTATAGGAGCGCTGGTTTGGTTTAATTTGAGTCGCTTAAAGTTATTATTTAAAGGCTATTCTTTTTCACAACAAAATGAAATTTTAGCTTTAGATGGAAAACAGATAGATGAAATTTTATCACATGACAAAATGAGCCACATTGAAGATTGGATTGCTACGAGTCAAAATGTAGAATACTATGACGAATATGAAAAATACTTTTCTATTCATAAAGATTTAAAAGTGAAAGTTGTTGTGACAACAGTTGATGATATTTTTAATAATTATGTTCCTCAATTAACGGGATTAGGTTATACCAATGATCAAATCTGGCAACTTTTAAAAACAGCAAGTGCTAGTGATTTAAAATATTTATTAGACAAACAATATACATATAGTCAAATTCAACCATATATGCAAGTTAAAGGATATGTATTAACAGATATGGAAAAGTATATGCAGGTTTATGCTGAGAAGAAAAATTATAATTATGCTGTTTTAATTACAACATATCCATTTATTATTTCAGAGAACAAAGCAACTCAAACATATACTATTCAAAATCCAGATGATATTTTAACTTTGGTGAAAAAAGGTTTTCAGTTAGCAGATTCATATGTTCCGTCTGATCTTGTGAAGCCAAATATTCCTGTTGCACCTGACTGTGACAATTCAATGATGCGAAAAGAAGCAGCTGAAGCATTAGAAGAAATGTATAATGAGGCTAAGGGATTAGGATATAATTTAGTTATCAATAGTGCTTATCGTTCATACGCAGATCAAAAGAAAACTTATGATGATTATTTTAAAAGATATGATGAAGTGACAGCAGCAAGTTTAGTTGCATTACCTGGAGCAAGTGAACATCAGACAGGATTAAGTGTTGATTTAACAAGTACGAGTGTCATTCAAAAAAAGGCGAAAGGTGATGTTGCTGTCTTTGGTGATAGTGAAGAAGGAAAATGGGTCGAAAAAAATGCTTATCGTTTTGGCTTTATCTTGCGTTTTCCATTAGCTCAATCAGCTATTACAGGAATTGGTAATGAACCATGGCATTTTCGATATGTTGGAAAAGAGGCTGCCCAAAAGATTCATGACAATCATTGGTTGTTAGAAGAATATTGCTTATATGAAGGCGTTATTCCAAATATTAAAGAAAATAAATAA
- a CDS encoding MurR/RpiR family transcriptional regulator, producing the protein MQLESLINQNYSQLNENDKLVAKQIIIHQQEYAYLTCEKIAEECHISRATLLRLCRKIGLSSFSDLKYLLKTESKKQIDNHYDFHDICMNYQMLINELQKLSFDSVCKTIHQASTIYIYGTGNEQKSIAQEMKRIFLSVNKCVIDLFDAGEVEFLKHVFNKTDLFIIISLSGETPEGIDIINNIHPYIHTLSMTRLDNNTIATLCEQNLYVATQKLNSHHFAAYEVVGAFYALLDLLFVNYIEYQRRLS; encoded by the coding sequence ATGCAATTAGAAAGTCTTATCAATCAAAATTATTCTCAATTAAATGAAAATGATAAACTTGTCGCAAAACAAATCATTATTCATCAACAAGAATATGCTTATCTAACATGTGAAAAAATAGCAGAAGAATGCCATATTTCTAGAGCAACTCTCCTTCGTCTATGTCGTAAAATTGGCTTGAGTTCTTTCTCAGATTTAAAATATTTATTAAAAACAGAATCCAAAAAACAGATAGATAATCACTATGATTTTCATGATATTTGTATGAATTATCAAATGCTGATTAATGAATTACAAAAGTTATCATTTGATTCGGTTTGTAAAACAATCCATCAGGCATCAACCATTTATATATATGGAACTGGCAATGAACAAAAAAGTATTGCTCAAGAAATGAAAAGAATTTTTTTATCAGTCAACAAATGTGTCATCGATTTATTTGATGCAGGAGAAGTGGAATTTTTGAAACATGTCTTTAATAAAACGGATCTCTTTATTATCATTTCACTTTCAGGTGAGACGCCAGAAGGAATAGACATTATTAATAATATCCATCCTTACATTCATACTCTCTCTATGACAAGATTAGATAATAATACGATTGCTACACTTTGTGAACAAAATTTATATGTTGCAACTCAAAAGTTAAATTCACATCATTTTGCGGCATATGAAGTTGTAGGGGCATTTTATGCATTATTAGATTTATTATTTGTCAATTACATTGAGTACCAAAGGAGACTATCATGA
- a CDS encoding ABC-F family ATP-binding cassette domain-containing protein — protein sequence MSILNVEHVSHDFGGRTILEDASFRLLNGEHIGLVGANGEGKTTFLNIITGKLTPDEGKIEWCKRITTGYLDQHTTLQPGQTIYEVLQNAFQHYFDLEQEMLSLYEEMSTADAKKMTQLMEDVGEIQDILEHGGFYTIDVKIKEIAGGLGLNEIGLDKKVDELSGGQRSKVLLTKLLLENPMILILDEPTNYLDEHHIQWLTNFLIQYENAFILVSHDTTFLNQVINVIYHLDNGELTRYKGDYDYYLQQSELKKKQQENAYQKQQKEIAELEDFIARNKARVATRNMAHSRQKKLDKMDIINKPKEKIKPTFSFLEARTPGKVLFECQDLVIGYDSPLTQPMNIIFERSQKVAIKGVNGLGKTTLLKTLIGMLKPYSGTVIKDQFVEIGFFKQEEAALKKTALDYIWDEFPDRTNGEIRGMLAKCGLTTDHIESLMMVLSGGENAKARLCKIMNREANVLVLDEPTNHLDVDAKESLQDALKAFKGAVILVSHEPDFYLPIVDKVINLEECSTKII from the coding sequence ATGAGTATACTAAATGTTGAACATGTGAGTCATGATTTTGGTGGAAGAACAATATTAGAAGATGCAAGTTTTCGTTTACTTAATGGTGAACATATTGGGCTTGTAGGGGCCAATGGAGAAGGAAAAACGACTTTTTTAAATATAATTACAGGGAAATTAACACCTGATGAAGGGAAAATTGAATGGTGTAAAAGAATTACAACAGGCTATTTAGATCAACATACAACCTTACAGCCTGGACAAACAATCTATGAAGTCTTACAAAATGCTTTTCAACATTATTTTGATTTAGAACAAGAAATGTTGTCACTATATGAAGAGATGTCAACTGCTGATGCCAAGAAAATGACACAACTTATGGAAGATGTGGGAGAAATACAAGATATATTGGAACATGGTGGTTTTTACACAATTGATGTTAAGATCAAAGAGATTGCTGGTGGTTTAGGATTAAATGAAATAGGACTGGATAAAAAAGTTGATGAATTATCAGGTGGTCAACGTTCTAAAGTTTTATTAACAAAATTATTATTAGAAAATCCTATGATTCTTATTTTAGATGAACCAACCAACTATTTAGATGAACATCATATTCAATGGTTAACAAATTTCTTAATTCAATATGAAAATGCTTTTATATTAGTCAGTCATGATACAACCTTTTTAAATCAAGTCATTAATGTCATTTATCATTTGGATAATGGAGAACTAACAAGATACAAAGGGGATTATGATTATTATTTACAACAATCTGAATTAAAGAAAAAACAACAGGAAAATGCATATCAGAAACAACAAAAAGAAATTGCTGAATTAGAAGATTTTATTGCGAGAAATAAAGCTCGAGTTGCAACGCGTAATATGGCTCATTCAAGACAGAAGAAATTAGATAAAATGGATATTATCAACAAACCAAAAGAAAAAATCAAACCTACTTTTTCTTTCTTAGAAGCCAGAACACCAGGTAAAGTTTTATTTGAATGTCAGGATCTCGTGATTGGTTATGATTCACCTTTAACTCAACCTATGAATATCATTTTTGAGCGTTCTCAAAAAGTGGCAATTAAAGGGGTCAATGGATTAGGGAAAACGACTTTATTAAAAACGCTCATTGGAATGCTTAAACCCTATAGTGGGACAGTTATTAAAGATCAGTTTGTAGAAATTGGCTTTTTCAAACAAGAAGAAGCAGCATTGAAAAAAACAGCTCTTGATTATATCTGGGATGAGTTTCCTGATCGTACAAATGGTGAGATTCGTGGTATGTTAGCAAAATGTGGTTTAACAACAGATCATATTGAATCGCTGATGATGGTCTTATCAGGTGGAGAAAATGCCAAGGCAAGGCTATGTAAGATTATGAATCGTGAAGCAAATGTTTTGGTACTTGATGAGCCTACGAATCATTTAGATGTTGATGCTAAAGAATCATTACAAGACGCTTTAAAAGCATTCAAAGGGGCTGTTATTCTTGTCAGCCATGAACCGGATTTTTATCTGCCAATTGTTGATAAGGTCATTAATTTAGAAGAATGTTCAACGAAGATTATTTAA
- a CDS encoding Cof-type HAD-IIB family hydrolase: MELYKLLLLDIDGTIRDESYGIPDSLKEAVHLCQQNKCQVVICTGRSMGTIQDDVLSLKCDGYIAGGGNYIQYQDHILFQQTFDLNMTKNVVSFLKEQPVAFAIESQEKVYMNQLAKDILESMNQKKINHQNINKQFIQEKIIYENNIDLFDQQMIHKICLWSHPKIYQEVKSLLKDELELAQSDQYMDMYYYEIIPQGCHKGNAVIKLQHYLGISKEETICFGDGLNDIKMFEESGLAVAMKKSHSSLKAVSDAVCEDIFDDGIYKELKRRKVI; this comes from the coding sequence ATGGAATTGTATAAATTACTATTATTAGATATAGATGGAACAATTCGTGATGAAAGTTATGGAATTCCTGATTCACTTAAAGAAGCTGTTCATTTATGTCAACAAAATAAATGCCAGGTTGTGATATGTACAGGAAGAAGTATGGGAACGATTCAAGATGATGTATTATCTTTAAAGTGTGATGGATACATTGCTGGAGGTGGAAATTATATCCAGTATCAAGATCACATACTCTTTCAACAGACTTTTGACTTGAATATGACAAAGAACGTCGTTTCCTTTTTAAAAGAACAGCCCGTAGCCTTTGCAATTGAAAGTCAGGAAAAAGTCTATATGAACCAATTAGCTAAAGACATATTAGAATCTATGAATCAAAAGAAAATCAATCATCAAAATATCAACAAACAATTTATTCAAGAAAAAATTATCTATGAAAATAATATTGATTTGTTTGACCAACAAATGATTCATAAAATATGCCTTTGGTCTCATCCTAAAATTTATCAGGAAGTCAAATCCTTATTAAAGGATGAATTAGAATTAGCACAAAGTGATCAATATATGGATATGTATTATTATGAAATCATACCTCAAGGGTGTCATAAAGGAAATGCTGTTATCAAATTACAACATTATTTAGGAATCTCAAAAGAAGAAACAATCTGTTTTGGTGATGGACTCAATGATATTAAGATGTTTGAAGAGTCAGGTTTAGCAGTTGCAATGAAGAAAAGTCATTCATCTTTAAAAGCAGTATCAGATGCAGTTTGTGAAGATATTTTTGATGATGGAATATATAAAGAACTGAAAAGAAGAAAGGTTATATAG
- a CDS encoding glycoside hydrolase family 13 protein: MKKWWQKEVVYQIYPKSFQDSNHDGIGDLQGIISRLDYLQNLGVTMLWLCPIFQSPMDDNGYDISDYLSVAKEFGTMEDLKELIDESKKRNMKIILDLVLNHTSDEHRWFQEALKNPDSPYHDYYIFKTGQEIPNNWRSVFGGSVWEKVENRDEYYFHSFGKKQPDLNWENPQLRKELYQMINQWTQMGIAGFRVDAITFIKKDLSFQSQESDGVDGLVKCTKTVRNQPGIEVLLKELKEQTFQKSDCMTVAEAAGLHYDQLDDFIGENGFFSMIFDFKHADLDIASGSEWFKRIPWTIEDLKNRILDSQMYVQKSGWAANFIENHDQPRATTKYLGQYDRHSDAVKMLGAMYFFLRGTPFIYQGQELGMTNFKRTDISDFNDLSSIDQYHRSIEEGYSAAEALEFVNLRSRDNARTPFPWTHEKYAGFSDHLPWLKLIDNYQDINAQNQVENADSVYCFYQKMIKLRQKSQYSDCLIYGKIEPIETQNKDIIAYRRSYNDEIIDCYYNFTNLYRKEPKKHNYDVILNNLNQIEWDDEIHLAPFQAILLKVRGE, from the coding sequence ATGAAAAAATGGTGGCAAAAAGAAGTTGTTTATCAGATTTATCCCAAAAGTTTTCAGGATAGCAATCATGATGGTATAGGTGATTTACAGGGAATCATTTCACGCTTGGATTATTTACAAAATTTAGGTGTGACAATGTTATGGCTATGTCCAATTTTTCAATCTCCAATGGATGATAATGGATATGACATTAGTGATTATTTAAGTGTTGCTAAAGAGTTTGGAACTATGGAAGATTTAAAAGAACTGATTGATGAAAGCAAAAAAAGAAATATGAAGATTATTCTAGACTTAGTACTAAATCATACAAGTGATGAGCATCGTTGGTTTCAAGAAGCATTAAAAAATCCAGATAGTCCATATCATGATTATTATATCTTTAAAACAGGACAAGAGATTCCTAATAATTGGCGTTCAGTTTTTGGTGGAAGTGTTTGGGAAAAAGTTGAAAATCGTGATGAATATTATTTCCATTCCTTTGGGAAGAAACAACCTGATTTAAATTGGGAAAATCCACAATTACGAAAAGAACTTTATCAAATGATTAACCAATGGACACAAATGGGAATTGCTGGTTTTAGAGTTGATGCAATCACATTTATAAAAAAAGATCTAAGTTTTCAAAGTCAAGAAAGTGATGGTGTTGATGGTCTTGTCAAATGTACAAAAACAGTGAGAAATCAACCTGGAATTGAAGTTTTATTAAAAGAATTAAAGGAACAGACTTTTCAAAAAAGTGACTGTATGACAGTTGCTGAAGCAGCTGGATTGCATTATGATCAGCTTGATGATTTTATTGGTGAAAATGGTTTCTTTTCAATGATTTTTGATTTTAAACATGCTGATTTAGATATTGCCTCAGGAAGCGAATGGTTCAAAAGAATACCATGGACCATTGAAGATTTAAAAAATCGTATATTAGATAGTCAAATGTATGTTCAAAAAAGTGGTTGGGCTGCTAACTTTATAGAAAATCATGATCAACCTAGAGCAACCACAAAATATCTTGGGCAATATGATAGACATTCAGATGCTGTCAAAATGTTAGGAGCGATGTATTTCTTTTTAAGAGGAACACCATTTATATATCAGGGACAAGAACTTGGTATGACAAATTTTAAACGAACTGATATTTCTGATTTTAATGATTTATCAAGCATTGATCAATATCATCGTTCGATTGAAGAAGGCTATAGTGCAGCTGAAGCTTTAGAATTTGTAAACTTAAGAAGCCGTGATAATGCAAGAACCCCTTTTCCATGGACTCATGAAAAATATGCAGGTTTTTCAGATCATTTGCCTTGGTTAAAACTGATTGATAATTATCAGGATATTAATGCTCAAAATCAAGTTGAAAATGCCGATAGTGTTTATTGTTTTTATCAAAAAATGATTAAACTCCGTCAAAAGAGTCAGTATTCTGATTGTTTGATTTATGGAAAAATTGAACCGATTGAAACACAAAATAAAGATATTATTGCTTATCGAAGAAGCTATAATGATGAGATTATTGATTGTTATTATAATTTTACAAATCTGTATCGAAAAGAACCTAAAAAACATAATTATGATGTGATATTGAATAATTTAAATCAGATTGAATGGGATGATGAAATTCATTTGGCACCATTTCAAGCAATTTTATTAAAAGTAAGGGGAGAATAA
- a CDS encoding B12-binding domain-containing radical SAM protein has protein sequence MKTLITTLNSKFIHTSLSLRLLYVASYKDFDIDFKEYTIKDSLEHIVSDILSMNIQILAFSCYIWNIEYIQKLCQMIKKQKPEMIIILGGPEVTYEPQYFLETTDIDYVISGEGEKVFPMLLKAIENHETVDIPGVSYHQHISSIIATVDLAYVESLDSPYNLQQDQKNMSKRILYFESSRGCPFQCQYCLSSLEQGLRFFSEDYLKKQLDIICHSGAKTIKFLDRSFNANAKHAIMILDYIFKNHQPGQQFQFEINADVLNQNIIDFIKMHAPEGLLRFEVGIQSTYEPTNQAVKRIQNFERLSEVVQQLMADGKCDLHLDLIAGLPYESFERFAKSFDDVFAFRAKELQLGFLKLLRGTSLRNDALEYGYQYQNEPPYEMIENHWLSQTDVMKIHMAEDMLEKYWNSGRFVRTMNAIMDHQSSAFDFFYQLACFYQQQHYKKIGYQLDELFMYLDSYLGTKYHDLLIQDYLCQFKVKPKRWYQPTLSPQQRKLVIRYLVDQYHLSQETLFRYALVEKLQQGYLVVIYKDYQCTMDIYK, from the coding sequence ATGAAAACACTGATTACGACTTTAAATTCAAAATTTATTCATACATCTTTATCATTACGATTATTATATGTAGCAAGCTATAAAGATTTTGATATTGATTTTAAAGAATATACTATTAAAGATTCTTTAGAACATATTGTTTCAGATATTCTTTCTATGAATATTCAGATTTTGGCTTTTTCCTGTTATATTTGGAATATTGAATATATCCAAAAATTATGTCAAATGATAAAAAAACAAAAACCTGAAATGATTATTATTTTAGGTGGTCCAGAAGTCACTTATGAACCACAATATTTTTTAGAAACGACAGATATTGACTATGTAATTAGTGGAGAAGGGGAAAAGGTTTTTCCAATGCTGTTAAAGGCAATTGAAAATCATGAAACAGTGGATATTCCAGGTGTGAGTTATCATCAGCATATTTCATCAATCATTGCAACTGTTGATTTAGCATATGTGGAAAGTTTAGATTCACCCTATAATCTTCAACAAGATCAAAAGAATATGTCAAAACGTATTTTGTATTTTGAATCAAGTCGAGGATGTCCTTTTCAGTGTCAGTATTGCTTATCATCATTGGAACAGGGACTGAGATTTTTTAGTGAAGATTATTTAAAAAAGCAACTTGATATCATTTGTCATAGTGGAGCGAAAACAATTAAATTCTTAGATCGTAGTTTTAATGCAAATGCAAAACATGCAATCATGATATTAGATTATATTTTTAAGAATCATCAGCCTGGGCAACAGTTTCAATTTGAAATTAATGCTGATGTGCTTAACCAGAATATTATTGATTTTATTAAAATGCATGCACCTGAAGGTTTACTCAGATTTGAAGTCGGCATTCAATCAACTTATGAACCAACCAATCAAGCGGTTAAACGTATTCAAAACTTTGAACGATTAAGTGAAGTGGTTCAACAGCTCATGGCAGATGGAAAATGTGATTTACACTTAGATTTAATTGCTGGACTTCCTTATGAATCTTTTGAACGTTTTGCAAAGTCGTTTGATGATGTTTTTGCATTTCGAGCAAAAGAATTACAACTTGGTTTTTTAAAACTATTACGTGGTACATCTTTAAGAAATGATGCTTTAGAGTATGGTTATCAATATCAAAATGAACCACCTTATGAAATGATTGAAAATCATTGGTTATCACAAACTGATGTCATGAAAATTCATATGGCTGAGGATATGCTTGAAAAATATTGGAATAGTGGTCGATTTGTGAGAACTATGAATGCTATTATGGACCATCAATCCTCAGCATTTGATTTTTTCTATCAGTTAGCTTGTTTTTATCAACAACAGCATTATAAAAAAATAGGCTATCAATTAGATGAATTATTTATGTATTTAGATTCTTATTTAGGTACAAAATATCATGATCTTTTAATTCAGGATTATTTATGTCAATTTAAAGTCAAACCAAAAAGATGGTATCAGCCAACCCTATCTCCTCAACAAAGAAAACTTGTTATCAGATATTTAGTTGATCAATATCATCTTTCACAAGAAACACTCTTTAGATATGCTCTTGTTGAGAAACTTCAGCAAGGTTATCTGGTTG
- a CDS encoding PTS beta-glucoside transporter subunit IIBCA, translating to MDKYTQIAKQIIEVIGKENILSVTHCATRLRVMVKDRDAIDDKQVENIDEVKGVFFTSGQYQIILGTGIVNKVYAEVEKMGLKTLSKKEQDEIVKDNEKGMKKIMRILADIFVPIIPVIAATGLFLGLKGCLFNDSVLSLFGMSAADIPVYVTTLVSVLTETAFAFLPAIIVWSAFKVFGGTPVIGLVIGLMLVSPILPNAYSVADPNSGVDAIMAFGFIPIVGCQGSVLTAIVTALIGANIEKWFRQHMPNVLDLIFTPFFVMLITMLVILLGVGPIMHTIELKMVDIIRLLIDLPFGLGGFLIGFTYPLTVITGLHHTYVMIETSLLANTGFNALITLCAMYGFANLGTCLAFIKKSKIQKVKQTAIGAMLSQLFGISEPVLFGIQLRYNLKPLIIMCLSSGLGAALLSIFHIQSNSYGLAVLPSYLMYIYEGYQLLIYFFVSIFVVAFCFIVTYLFGIPKEAIVENMNEINVSNEKFISPAQGQIIALEDVPDETFAKKLLGDGFAIDITDGKIVAPISGYLETVFPSGHAFGIHNEKGEVLIHVGIDTVALNGEGFDVMVKQGDMVKQGDVLVYVDLEKIHAQGKSTMTMVLFTDGQAVHLLDNGKHINTGELLNFQ from the coding sequence ATGGATAAATATACACAAATAGCAAAACAAATTATAGAAGTCATTGGAAAAGAAAATATATTGTCAGTGACACATTGTGCAACAAGATTAAGAGTGATGGTTAAAGATAGAGATGCCATCGATGATAAGCAAGTGGAAAACATTGATGAAGTGAAAGGTGTTTTCTTTACCTCTGGTCAATATCAGATTATTTTAGGAACTGGGATTGTCAATAAAGTCTATGCTGAAGTTGAAAAGATGGGGTTAAAGACTTTATCTAAAAAAGAACAAGATGAAATTGTCAAAGACAATGAAAAAGGAATGAAAAAAATCATGCGTATTTTAGCTGATATCTTTGTTCCAATTATCCCTGTCATTGCTGCAACCGGATTATTTTTAGGATTAAAAGGATGTTTGTTTAATGACAGTGTGCTCTCTTTGTTTGGCATGTCTGCAGCAGATATTCCAGTCTATGTGACAACACTTGTCTCTGTTTTAACGGAAACGGCGTTTGCCTTTTTACCTGCTATTATTGTTTGGTCAGCCTTTAAGGTGTTTGGGGGAACACCTGTCATTGGATTGGTCATTGGATTAATGCTTGTTTCACCCATTTTACCAAACGCTTATTCTGTCGCTGATCCTAATAGTGGTGTTGATGCAATTATGGCATTTGGTTTTATTCCGATTGTTGGCTGTCAAGGAAGTGTTTTAACGGCTATTGTGACTGCACTTATTGGTGCAAACATTGAAAAATGGTTTCGTCAGCACATGCCTAATGTTTTAGATTTAATCTTTACACCTTTCTTTGTTATGTTAATCACAATGCTTGTTATTTTATTAGGTGTTGGTCCAATAATGCATACTATAGAATTAAAGATGGTTGATATTATCCGTTTATTAATCGATTTACCATTTGGATTAGGTGGCTTCTTAATCGGTTTTACTTATCCATTAACCGTTATTACAGGATTACATCATACTTATGTGATGATTGAAACGTCTTTACTAGCAAATACTGGATTTAATGCTTTGATAACACTATGTGCTATGTATGGTTTTGCAAACTTAGGAACATGCTTGGCATTTATCAAAAAATCTAAAATTCAAAAAGTCAAACAAACAGCGATTGGCGCTATGTTATCACAATTATTTGGAATTAGTGAACCTGTTTTATTTGGGATTCAATTACGATATAACTTAAAACCACTCATTATTATGTGTTTATCTTCTGGTTTAGGTGCTGCCCTTTTATCTATTTTTCATATTCAATCTAACTCATATGGTTTAGCAGTTTTACCATCATATCTGATGTATATTTATGAAGGATACCAATTACTTATTTATTTCTTTGTTTCTATTTTTGTTGTTGCATTTTGCTTTATTGTGACTTACTTATTTGGGATTCCAAAAGAAGCTATTGTTGAAAACATGAACGAAATAAATGTTTCCAATGAAAAATTCATTTCACCTGCACAAGGACAGATTATCGCTTTAGAAGATGTCCCTGATGAAACTTTCGCAAAAAAACTATTAGGTGATGGTTTTGCAATTGATATTACAGATGGAAAAATTGTAGCACCCATATCAGGTTATTTAGAAACTGTATTCCCTAGTGGTCATGCATTTGGTATTCATAATGAAAAAGGTGAAGTTCTTATTCATGTTGGCATTGATACTGTAGCATTAAATGGTGAAGGATTTGATGTCATGGTGAAACAAGGTGATATGGTCAAGCAAGGAGATGTCTTGGTTTATGTTGATCTAGAGAAAATACATGCTCAAGGAAAATCAACAATGACTATGGTTCTCTTTACTGATGGGCAAGCCGTTCATCTTTTAGATAATGGAAAACATATCAATACTGGAGAATTGTTAAATTTCCAATAA
- a CDS encoding MurR/RpiR family transcriptional regulator — MKLEELMNQYYETLSANEKYICESILNHKNDCIKLSIDEFACKYHVSTSALSRFAQKLKLPGYSELRTMLRLNDSLSINDSQNVEHMMNCYKGVIDYIDQKDCMSLFEKMSQVNRIIVFGEGYTQGRAAKEMKRIFLPLGIQIYDIYGYDMIESLKTFVQPDDMIFFISFHGNAQEVIDLAIFMKMKGIYTVSMTKMVSNKLSQICDENLYIQSLSLPIDHNRNYEITTPYFILIELLFIKYKMYNEM, encoded by the coding sequence ATGAAATTAGAAGAACTGATGAATCAATATTATGAAACTCTTAGTGCCAATGAAAAATATATTTGTGAATCAATACTTAATCATAAAAATGATTGTATAAAGCTTTCAATAGATGAATTTGCCTGTAAATACCATGTCTCAACAAGTGCCCTTTCACGATTTGCCCAAAAATTAAAATTGCCTGGCTATAGTGAATTAAGAACAATGCTAAGATTAAATGACTCTCTTTCAATCAATGATTCTCAAAATGTTGAACATATGATGAATTGTTATAAAGGAGTTATTGATTATATCGATCAAAAAGATTGTATGAGTCTGTTTGAAAAAATGTCTCAGGTCAACCGGATTATTGTTTTTGGCGAAGGCTATACACAAGGTCGCGCCGCAAAGGAAATGAAAAGAATATTCTTACCTTTAGGTATACAAATATATGATATTTATGGATATGATATGATTGAGTCATTAAAAACATTTGTACAACCAGATGATATGATCTTCTTTATTTCTTTTCATGGCAATGCACAAGAAGTCATTGATTTAGCAATATTTATGAAAATGAAAGGAATTTATACTGTTTCTATGACAAAGATGGTCAGTAATAAGCTTTCTCAAATATGTGATGAAAATCTTTATATCCAGTCATTATCATTGCCTATTGATCATAATCGAAATTATGAAATTACAACGCCTTATTTTATTCTTATAGAATTGTTATTTATTAAATATAAAATGTATAATGAAATGTGA
- a CDS encoding YjdF family protein — protein MDKISLQLTVYFENPFWMGMFELVDQSQLQVSRIIFGKEPMNEDILQAIYNQFCQLKLSPAVEVKNKPKHISYKRLQRDVKKQLQQQGVGTKSQIALKMQYEVSKQEHLVERKKRLEKEKQMKFVLKQQKKKEKHRGH, from the coding sequence ATGGATAAAATATCATTGCAATTGACTGTATATTTTGAAAATCCATTTTGGATGGGAATGTTTGAGTTGGTTGATCAATCTCAACTACAGGTCAGCCGTATTATATTTGGCAAAGAACCTATGAATGAAGACATTCTTCAAGCAATCTATAATCAATTTTGTCAATTGAAATTAAGTCCAGCTGTTGAAGTCAAAAACAAACCAAAACATATTTCTTATAAACGTTTGCAACGAGATGTTAAAAAACAACTTCAGCAACAAGGTGTAGGAACAAAATCTCAGATTGCATTAAAAATGCAGTATGAAGTTTCTAAACAAGAACATCTTGTTGAACGAAAAAAACGTTTAGAAAAAGAAAAACAAATGAAGTTTGTTTTGAAACAACAAAAGAAAAAAGAAAAGCATAGGGGACATTAG